The following proteins are co-located in the Pseudomonadota bacterium genome:
- a CDS encoding sigma-70 family RNA polymerase sigma factor — MEMTDEELVSRLAIGEMDALGGLYTRHKGMVCTALQRFAPAASAAEIEELAQDVFLALPVAAKRYEERSRFKSWLFGIAIRKARGFSRRAWVRRVLGAGTFEATDPEPTPERATEHREAALRLLASLPGGQREVLVLHAVEGFDGEEIARILGISPGTVWTRLHRARRAVLAATANAVDDTVFEVKT, encoded by the coding sequence ATGGAGATGACGGACGAGGAGCTCGTCTCGAGGCTCGCGATCGGCGAAATGGACGCCCTCGGCGGGCTGTACACGCGCCACAAGGGCATGGTGTGCACAGCGCTCCAGCGCTTCGCCCCCGCGGCATCGGCCGCCGAGATCGAGGAGCTCGCGCAGGACGTGTTCCTCGCGCTCCCGGTTGCGGCGAAGCGCTACGAGGAGCGATCGCGGTTCAAGTCCTGGCTCTTCGGCATCGCGATCCGCAAGGCGCGCGGCTTCTCGCGCAGGGCCTGGGTCCGGCGCGTGCTCGGCGCGGGCACCTTTGAGGCGACCGACCCCGAGCCGACGCCGGAGCGGGCGACCGAGCACCGGGAAGCCGCGCTGCGCCTGCTCGCGAGCCTTCCGGGCGGGCAGCGCGAGGTGCTGGTGCTGCACGCGGTGGAGGGGTTCGACGGCGAGGAGATCGCCCGGATCCTCGGCATCTCGCCCGGCACGGTCTGGACCCGGCTGCACCGGGCCCGGCGCGCCGTGCTCGCGGCGACGGCGAACGCAGTCGATGACACCGTATTCGAGGTGAAGACATGA